From a single Vibrio sp. BS-M-Sm-2 genomic region:
- a CDS encoding carbohydrate porin: MKLHTLAVAVTMGLMTTSVLASEDVAALEQRINELEQRVAQTEQVSTEANEKASSFEFHGYARSGLLINDDLNGATGTGPYMTAAGAIGAPVGRLGVEDDNYVDANFTYKRFNDDGSRALFSLMMSDGTETNNDWTASESQLNVRQIYSELSGLTMFAESETFSQAAFWAGKRFDRDNFDIHFFDSDIVFLGGTGAGVYDVQMSDSWKANFSIYGRDFGEIDSPSTDIENYIATMNNRIGQWQVMLSGMTSADNDSRLNGAAESGVHAMFAYHGDNFFGLSEGFSKTGMLVGSGLGAELKGIGSNGDLLDDAKAVRLFSYGVTRIGDNWRLAPALMAEHSQDRLKKNDEFTWASLNVRLAQEFTENFEMVYEGSLQYMDLDNSTEQASGGFYKATVAPTLKLSTSTGFFDRPELRFAVSYVDWSEDLNGYSISTEADAATMGEGGEVLFALQMETWF, translated from the coding sequence ATGAAACTACACACTTTAGCGGTTGCTGTAACAATGGGGCTAATGACTACATCGGTATTAGCAAGTGAAGACGTTGCAGCATTAGAGCAACGTATTAATGAATTAGAACAAAGAGTTGCACAAACGGAGCAGGTTTCTACCGAAGCCAATGAAAAGGCTTCTTCGTTTGAGTTTCACGGCTATGCACGCTCTGGGTTATTGATCAACGATGACCTAAACGGCGCGACAGGTACTGGCCCTTACATGACAGCGGCGGGTGCGATTGGTGCGCCAGTTGGGCGTTTAGGGGTTGAAGATGATAATTACGTTGATGCTAATTTTACGTATAAGCGCTTCAATGATGACGGTTCTCGCGCATTATTTAGCCTCATGATGTCAGATGGCACTGAAACAAATAACGACTGGACAGCGAGTGAAAGCCAACTAAATGTGCGACAAATCTATTCGGAATTAAGTGGGTTAACTATGTTCGCTGAGTCAGAAACGTTTTCTCAAGCCGCGTTCTGGGCGGGTAAACGATTCGATCGCGACAACTTTGATATTCACTTTTTCGACTCAGACATCGTTTTCTTAGGTGGTACAGGTGCGGGTGTATACGATGTCCAGATGAGCGATAGTTGGAAAGCTAATTTTTCGATTTATGGTCGAGACTTTGGCGAGATCGATAGCCCATCGACGGATATTGAAAACTACATTGCAACCATGAATAACCGTATTGGCCAATGGCAAGTGATGTTGAGTGGCATGACCTCAGCAGACAACGATAGCCGCTTAAATGGTGCAGCTGAAAGCGGTGTACACGCAATGTTTGCGTACCATGGAGACAACTTCTTTGGCCTGAGTGAAGGTTTCTCTAAAACGGGTATGTTAGTGGGTAGCGGCCTAGGTGCAGAGCTAAAAGGCATCGGTTCAAATGGTGATCTACTGGATGACGCAAAAGCCGTTCGCCTGTTTAGCTACGGTGTCACTCGCATTGGCGACAACTGGCGCTTAGCGCCTGCATTAATGGCAGAGCATAGCCAAGACCGTTTGAAGAAGAATGACGAGTTCACATGGGCTTCTTTAAACGTTCGATTAGCTCAAGAGTTCACAGAGAACTTTGAGATGGTTTACGAAGGTTCATTGCAATACATGGATTTAGACAACTCGACAGAGCAAGCGAGCGGCGGTTTCTACAAAGCGACAGTGGCACCAACACTGAAGCTTTCAACCAGCACTGGTTTCTTTGACCGACCAGAACTGCGTTTCGCTGTGAGCTATGTGGATTGGAGTGAAGATCTGAATGGTTACTCGATCAGCACTGAGGCAGATGCTGCAACGATGGGAGAGGGCGGCGAGGTTCTGTTTGCACTGCAGATGGAAACTTGGTTCTAA
- a CDS encoding LacI family DNA-binding transcriptional regulator — MASLHDVARLAGVSKSTVSRVINDEYGVKDATKVKVRKAVEECGYLPNQVAKDLKSQTTNLVGVIVPRVSSHATSQGVDGLTAVLEQAGKHVLLASTHQKHHKELEYIQIFNQKRVEGIILYATHLDNKLVKAIQSSAVPVVLVGQDGAMFNIPSIVHDDARVGFEAGNRLIAKGCKHMGFIGVQGDDIAVDKMRSEGFAQSLQFNDLTLQFHARGDFTIESGYQLAKQSLKEHTKLDGLFCATDRIAIGAIRAIQEAGLIPGKDVLVLGVGDDELASVCTPTLSTFNYAFDKAGENGAKLLLDRIEKKGLEMSKMVLTFTTIDRESC; from the coding sequence ATGGCTAGTCTTCATGATGTCGCTCGTCTCGCTGGAGTTTCCAAGTCGACGGTTTCTAGAGTAATCAACGATGAATATGGTGTAAAAGACGCGACCAAAGTGAAGGTGCGGAAAGCAGTCGAAGAGTGTGGCTATCTCCCAAACCAAGTCGCTAAAGACTTAAAGTCTCAGACAACCAACCTCGTTGGGGTGATTGTTCCTAGGGTTTCTTCCCACGCCACCTCTCAAGGTGTCGACGGTTTAACCGCAGTATTAGAACAAGCGGGGAAACATGTTCTTTTGGCAAGCACACACCAAAAACACCATAAAGAACTTGAATATATTCAGATATTTAACCAAAAACGCGTTGAAGGTATCATCCTGTACGCGACCCACCTCGACAACAAATTAGTCAAAGCGATTCAAAGCTCTGCTGTGCCGGTAGTATTGGTTGGTCAAGACGGAGCAATGTTTAACATCCCAAGCATTGTGCACGATGATGCACGTGTAGGGTTTGAAGCGGGTAATCGCCTCATAGCGAAAGGTTGTAAGCATATGGGATTCATCGGTGTGCAAGGTGATGATATTGCGGTTGATAAAATGAGATCGGAAGGCTTCGCTCAATCGCTTCAATTTAACGACCTCACACTGCAATTTCACGCCCGTGGCGACTTCACCATAGAGTCAGGTTACCAACTGGCTAAACAGTCTCTAAAAGAGCACACCAAGCTCGATGGCCTGTTCTGCGCAACTGACCGTATCGCAATCGGTGCGATCAGAGCAATTCAGGAAGCTGGACTCATTCCAGGAAAGGATGTCTTGGTACTCGGCGTGGGTGACGATGAACTTGCTTCAGTATGCACACCAACGCTGTCTACGTTTAACTATGCGTTTGATAAAGCGGGAGAAAATGGAGCTAAGCTGCTGCTCGACCGTATTGAGAAAAAAGGCTTGGAAATGAGTAAGATGGTGTTGACCTTCACCACTATTGACCGAGAGTCTTGCTAG
- a CDS encoding sucrose-specific PTS transporter subunit IIBC, with translation MNYPKIAKELLSLLGGKSNITALAHCATRLRLAVADQDKIDEQTIDNLEGVKGQFKVAGQYQIIFGSGIVNQVYAELAKLTEMTEMSTNDVASAGADNQNILQRAVKGLSDIFVPIIPAIVAGGLLMGIYNLLTAQGLFIDGKSLIDANPGLTDLASMINTFANAPFVYLPILLAFSASKKFGGNPYLGAALGMLMVHPDLLNGWGFGGASVAGNIPVWNILGFEIEKVGYQGSVLPVLVSAFILAKVELGLRKVIPSVLDNLLTPLLAIFVTGLLTFTVVGPFTRDIGFLLGDGLNWLYNSAGFVGGAALGLIYAPFVITGMHHSFIAIETQLLADIATTGGTFIFPIAAMSNVSQGAAALAVGFMTRDKKMKSIAIPSGVTGLLGITEPAMFGVNLKLRYPFIAAVCGAAVSSAFITMFNVKAQALGAAGIPGVISISPEKIGYYVVGMIIAFVTAFALTVVLGLRERSKQNIKATA, from the coding sequence ATGAATTATCCAAAAATAGCAAAAGAGCTGCTTTCTCTATTAGGTGGTAAAAGTAATATCACCGCACTTGCACACTGTGCGACTCGTCTGCGTCTTGCGGTTGCAGACCAAGACAAAATTGATGAACAGACGATTGATAACCTTGAAGGGGTTAAGGGCCAGTTTAAAGTAGCAGGTCAATATCAGATCATCTTTGGCTCTGGCATAGTAAACCAAGTTTATGCTGAGTTGGCCAAGTTGACTGAAATGACGGAAATGTCGACTAACGATGTGGCGTCTGCAGGTGCTGACAACCAAAATATCCTGCAACGCGCGGTGAAAGGTCTGTCTGATATTTTTGTACCAATCATTCCGGCAATCGTTGCTGGTGGTCTGTTAATGGGGATCTACAACCTATTGACGGCTCAAGGTTTGTTCATTGATGGCAAATCTTTAATCGACGCTAATCCGGGTTTGACCGACTTAGCAAGCATGATCAATACATTTGCTAATGCTCCTTTTGTGTACTTACCTATTTTATTAGCATTTTCAGCGAGTAAGAAGTTTGGTGGTAACCCATACCTTGGCGCAGCTTTAGGTATGTTGATGGTTCACCCAGACCTACTTAACGGTTGGGGCTTCGGTGGCGCATCGGTGGCAGGCAATATTCCGGTCTGGAATATTCTAGGCTTCGAAATCGAGAAAGTGGGCTATCAAGGTTCAGTACTGCCCGTTCTTGTTTCTGCGTTTATTCTAGCGAAAGTTGAGCTTGGCCTACGTAAAGTTATTCCTTCGGTTCTGGATAACTTGCTAACACCGTTACTGGCTATTTTCGTGACTGGCTTACTGACATTCACGGTTGTGGGTCCATTTACACGTGATATCGGCTTCCTACTAGGTGACGGCCTTAACTGGTTGTACAACAGTGCTGGCTTTGTCGGTGGTGCGGCGCTTGGTTTGATTTATGCACCTTTTGTTATCACAGGTATGCACCATAGCTTTATCGCTATCGAAACTCAGTTGCTTGCAGATATCGCAACGACTGGCGGTACGTTCATCTTCCCTATCGCGGCGATGTCTAACGTGTCACAAGGTGCGGCGGCACTGGCGGTTGGTTTCATGACTCGTGATAAAAAAATGAAGAGTATTGCGATTCCTTCTGGTGTAACAGGTCTGCTTGGTATTACTGAACCTGCAATGTTCGGTGTGAACTTGAAGCTTCGTTACCCATTTATTGCTGCGGTTTGTGGCGCAGCGGTTTCAAGTGCGTTTATCACTATGTTTAATGTGAAAGCACAAGCGCTTGGTGCGGCGGGTATTCCAGGTGTTATTTCAATATCTCCGGAAAAAATTGGTTATTACGTGGTGGGGATGATCATCGCGTTCGTAACTGCCTTTGCACTGACTGTTGTTTTAGGTTTGCGTGAACGCAGCAAGCAAAACATTAAAGCAACAGCTTAA
- a CDS encoding aminoimidazole riboside kinase yields the protein MNQVWVTGDAVVDLIPETDATLLKCPGGAPANVAVAISRLLGKSAFFGRVGNDPFGTFMEVTLQKEGVNTERLVKDPEQRTSTVVVDLDDQGERSFTFMVKPSADQFMSVEDIPEFKQNEWLHVCSISLANEPSRSSTFEAIRRMKAAGGYISFDPNLRDEVWQNPSEIKSVVMKAVELADVVKFSEEELDFLTDSTSMEQGLANIADLNNTLVLVTQGAKGVWRVFENQGVLISGRSVTPVDTTGAGDAFVGGLLAKLSQHEEWNNQQVVDSAILWANGCGALAITQKGAMTALPTQNALAQFITPDQIVISAQSNKQGISSATNTEENV from the coding sequence ATGAATCAAGTTTGGGTAACTGGAGACGCCGTCGTCGACCTCATTCCGGAGACTGACGCGACATTATTGAAATGTCCGGGCGGTGCGCCTGCCAATGTCGCGGTAGCGATTTCTCGCCTGTTAGGCAAAAGCGCATTTTTTGGCCGAGTGGGTAACGATCCATTTGGCACTTTTATGGAAGTGACTCTGCAAAAGGAAGGTGTGAATACCGAGCGTTTGGTGAAGGACCCTGAACAACGCACATCAACCGTGGTGGTTGATCTTGATGACCAAGGCGAGCGCAGTTTTACGTTTATGGTTAAGCCAAGTGCCGACCAGTTTATGTCTGTTGAAGACATTCCCGAATTTAAGCAAAACGAGTGGCTACACGTCTGCTCAATCTCTTTGGCTAATGAACCAAGCCGAAGCAGCACCTTTGAAGCGATCCGACGCATGAAAGCCGCGGGCGGTTACATCAGCTTCGATCCAAACCTTCGTGATGAAGTGTGGCAAAACCCATCTGAAATTAAGTCTGTGGTCATGAAGGCGGTCGAGCTGGCTGATGTGGTTAAATTCTCAGAAGAAGAACTGGATTTCTTAACCGATTCAACGTCGATGGAACAAGGTTTGGCTAACATTGCAGATCTTAACAACACGCTTGTTCTGGTTACACAGGGCGCGAAAGGCGTTTGGCGAGTATTTGAAAACCAAGGTGTATTGATTTCAGGTCGCTCAGTGACGCCAGTGGATACTACAGGCGCTGGCGATGCTTTTGTTGGCGGTTTACTTGCAAAGCTTTCTCAACATGAAGAGTGGAATAATCAACAAGTCGTTGATTCTGCAATCCTGTGGGCGAATGGTTGCGGTGCACTGGCAATCACGCAAAAAGGTGCGATGACGGCACTTCCAACGCAAAACGCTCTTGCTCAGTTTATTACTCCTGATCAAATTGTCATCTCGGCTCAGTCTAATAAACAAGGCATCTCAAGTGCGACAAACACTGAGGAGAATGTATGA
- a CDS encoding sucrose-6-phosphate hydrolase, whose amino-acid sequence MSLNSNWTVEQRYCRVEQISQDSMDAMVKQRKQDSGYPSYHIAPKFGLLNDPNGLCFFNGEHHIFYQWTPVGPVHGMKYWYHLSTKDFVHFVDHGIGLHPDQDYDSHGVYSGGALVENDEAILFFTGNHRDENWERSSTQCFAKMSVKGQIEKHGVVIENEHYTEHFRDPKVWKDGDDYLMVVGAQTQKKRGSMALYRSRDLMNWQHKGSIQTRYNNLGYMWECPDFFEIDTQSVMLFSPQGVSSDNPYDFKNIYSVAYIVGDCLNLDSMEFENHKDIAQPDYGFDFYAPQTYLDDSGRRILIAWVGLPDIDAPSVVHQWAGMLSLPRELKIQDGYLVQSVLPELKALQGEAVVVENTLELNTTSFMIELETGADEFEVTLANAAGENIVFSATETEFMLDRSKMSQLYAEEFGCVRKAPRLSTKQTIEVYVDKSVIEIFINGGKHTMTSRFFIDDLNALSITDGVKTVYHAMSTIIGLDD is encoded by the coding sequence ATGAGTTTGAATTCGAACTGGACAGTAGAGCAAAGGTACTGTCGCGTAGAGCAGATTTCTCAAGACAGTATGGATGCGATGGTAAAACAGCGTAAGCAAGATTCTGGATACCCTAGTTACCATATTGCTCCCAAATTTGGCTTGCTGAATGACCCGAATGGTTTGTGTTTTTTCAACGGCGAGCATCATATTTTTTACCAATGGACGCCGGTCGGCCCTGTTCATGGCATGAAGTATTGGTATCACTTGTCGACAAAAGATTTTGTTCACTTCGTAGACCATGGCATTGGACTGCATCCAGACCAAGACTACGATTCTCATGGGGTTTATTCTGGTGGAGCTCTCGTAGAAAATGACGAAGCTATTTTATTCTTCACGGGAAATCATCGTGATGAAAACTGGGAAAGGTCCTCAACTCAGTGTTTTGCCAAGATGTCTGTCAAAGGGCAAATAGAAAAGCATGGTGTGGTTATCGAAAATGAACACTACACAGAACATTTCCGTGACCCAAAAGTGTGGAAGGACGGTGATGATTACTTGATGGTTGTTGGGGCTCAGACCCAAAAAAAACGTGGTTCAATGGCGCTGTACAGAAGTCGTGATCTCATGAACTGGCAGCATAAAGGTTCTATTCAAACTCGTTACAACAATCTTGGCTATATGTGGGAATGCCCTGACTTTTTCGAGATAGATACCCAGTCAGTGATGTTGTTTTCTCCACAAGGTGTCTCTAGCGATAATCCGTACGATTTTAAAAACATTTACTCAGTGGCTTACATTGTTGGCGATTGTTTGAATTTAGATTCGATGGAATTTGAAAACCATAAAGATATCGCGCAACCTGATTACGGATTTGATTTTTACGCTCCTCAGACTTACTTAGACGATTCAGGTCGCCGGATCTTGATTGCTTGGGTAGGCCTTCCTGATATCGACGCTCCATCTGTAGTGCACCAATGGGCGGGTATGCTGTCATTACCTCGTGAGTTGAAAATCCAAGATGGTTATCTTGTTCAATCTGTTTTACCTGAATTGAAAGCGCTGCAGGGTGAGGCCGTGGTGGTTGAGAACACTCTTGAACTGAATACAACCAGCTTCATGATTGAGCTCGAAACAGGTGCGGACGAGTTTGAGGTTACGCTTGCCAACGCCGCGGGCGAGAATATCGTGTTCAGTGCTACAGAAACGGAGTTCATGCTTGATCGCAGTAAGATGTCTCAACTTTATGCGGAAGAGTTTGGCTGTGTGAGAAAAGCGCCGAGGTTGAGCACTAAGCAAACCATTGAGGTTTATGTCGATAAGTCGGTGATCGAAATCTTTATCAATGGCGGTAAGCATACAATGACCAGCCGTTTCTTCATTGATGATTTGAACGCGCTGTCCATTACTGATGGTGTGAAAACTGTTTATCACGCAATGAGCACAATTATAGGACTAGATGACTAA
- a CDS encoding acetyltransferase, which yields MFLKEKKSGDLVDVTEMTKLTNLFQDSIEGRFQAGEEQQDPEMFKKSELMFMSGEELPRCWTDPNYRSETK from the coding sequence ATGTTTCTAAAAGAGAAAAAAAGCGGTGACCTCGTAGATGTTACTGAAATGACCAAATTAACCAACTTATTTCAAGACAGTATCGAAGGTCGGTTTCAAGCTGGTGAAGAACAGCAAGACCCCGAGATGTTTAAAAAGTCCGAACTGATGTTTATGTCAGGTGAAGAGTTACCTCGATGCTGGACAGATCCAAACTACCGCTCAGAGACTAAATAA
- a CDS encoding cysteine synthase A, producing the protein MSSARVANNLSELIGDTDLVRINSLSEISGCEIFLKCEHQNPGGSIKDRAALQLVMDAVEAGKLKPGMTIVEGTAGNTGIGLALVAKSLGYKMLVVMPKGQAQEKERMISLYNAELLLVDPCPFANPEHFYHTAKRIGVENENYWWADQFENLSNYRAHYINTGPEIWQQTQGNIDALVSVVGTGGTIAGNSHYLSEQQPNLETWLVDPNGSGIYSFLRDGHYQSTGSSFTEGIGIMRTVENFRQAKINRAITLPDQDLVTISRLVAEHDGILLGSSSSLNVAGALYAAARMGKGKTIVTFSCDLAERSYSKLHNEAFLKEKDIQLNKENLSQLWARYQAEDGSMVVNV; encoded by the coding sequence ATGTCATCTGCCCGCGTTGCAAACAATCTCAGTGAACTGATTGGTGATACTGATCTTGTTAGAATCAACAGTCTTTCAGAGATCTCAGGTTGTGAGATCTTTCTTAAGTGCGAACATCAGAACCCAGGTGGTTCGATTAAAGATAGAGCGGCACTTCAGCTTGTTATGGATGCAGTCGAAGCTGGCAAGCTTAAGCCAGGGATGACAATCGTTGAAGGTACCGCAGGAAATACGGGGATCGGCCTTGCTCTAGTAGCTAAATCCCTCGGTTACAAAATGTTGGTGGTGATGCCAAAAGGGCAGGCACAAGAGAAAGAGCGTATGATCTCGCTTTATAACGCTGAACTGTTATTGGTCGACCCTTGTCCTTTTGCAAATCCTGAACACTTTTACCACACAGCCAAGCGGATCGGTGTCGAAAATGAAAATTATTGGTGGGCAGATCAGTTCGAAAATCTTAGTAATTATCGAGCGCACTATATAAATACTGGACCGGAGATCTGGCAGCAAACACAAGGTAATATTGATGCTCTAGTTTCAGTGGTTGGGACTGGTGGAACCATTGCCGGAAACTCACACTACTTATCTGAGCAGCAACCCAATCTCGAAACTTGGTTAGTTGACCCAAATGGGTCCGGCATTTATTCATTTCTACGCGATGGACACTATCAATCAACGGGAAGCTCGTTCACGGAAGGCATAGGGATCATGCGAACGGTTGAAAACTTCAGGCAGGCAAAAATCAATCGTGCAATCACGCTGCCCGATCAGGATTTAGTTACAATATCTCGCCTTGTTGCGGAGCATGACGGTATTCTTCTAGGAAGCAGTTCGTCGTTGAACGTAGCAGGTGCGCTATACGCTGCGGCTAGAATGGGGAAAGGGAAAACCATCGTTACATTTAGCTGTGACCTTGCTGAGCGCTCGTATTCGAAGCTGCACAACGAAGCGTTTCTGAAAGAAAAAGATATACAGCTTAATAAAGAAAACCTTTCTCAACTATGGGCACGTTACCAAGCAGAAGATGGCAGCATGGTCGTCAACGTATAG
- a CDS encoding helix-turn-helix domain-containing protein has translation MQTEIKVGVNLKRLRQEKGWSLDKTAKATGVSKAMLGQIERGESSPTIAKLWQIASGFEVSLSSFIAASPNSELTSLFRDANELRHEEYNIGFFVSLLFPFEEALGFEIFELTLAPDYHHKSAPHNAGVTEHILCISGEMAVLFDGEWHKLRAGQAVRFNANQNHGYKNIGEGNAVFHNVIHYPNNKQ, from the coding sequence ATGCAAACAGAAATTAAAGTCGGCGTTAACTTGAAACGCCTTCGCCAAGAAAAAGGCTGGAGCTTAGACAAAACAGCGAAAGCAACAGGCGTGAGTAAAGCAATGTTAGGACAAATTGAACGTGGAGAATCAAGCCCAACAATCGCTAAGCTCTGGCAGATAGCTTCTGGGTTCGAGGTGTCACTTTCGAGCTTTATAGCGGCTAGCCCAAACAGTGAACTGACGAGTTTATTCAGAGATGCAAACGAACTAAGGCATGAGGAATACAACATTGGTTTTTTCGTCAGTTTGTTGTTTCCTTTTGAGGAAGCACTAGGGTTTGAAATATTCGAACTCACCCTAGCACCCGATTACCACCATAAATCCGCCCCACATAACGCAGGCGTCACTGAGCACATCTTATGTATTTCAGGAGAGATGGCCGTGCTTTTTGATGGTGAATGGCATAAGTTACGAGCAGGGCAAGCAGTTCGCTTTAATGCTAACCAGAACCATGGCTACAAAAATATCGGTGAAGGAAATGCCGTATTTCATAATGTGATTCACTACCCTAATAACAAGCAATAG
- a CDS encoding benzoate/H(+) symporter BenE family transporter has protein sequence MTKLKFSHVSTGFIAVFIGYASAAAIIFQAATSAGATEEQVASWFWALGIGMGVTTILLSFHYKKPVVTAWSTPGAALLITSLEGLTMNQAVAVFLFSSMLITLVGLAGIFEKVLKQIPTSIASAMLAGILLQFGLGLFTSLMEEAQVVAVMLAVFILAKARLGNLLIPSIFIIALVMCVGFGKLDVSQVTMGLTTPVFITPDFEFFSLFSVGIPLFIVTMASQNLPGFAVLKANGYQVDSSKIITTTGVTGLIFAPFGGFAYNLAAITGAICMGPNADSNPNTRYMAGISMGVFYLLAGVMGMSFVSLFSAVPSEIVIAVAGLAVMPTLMNCLAVSMADSHYREPALLTFLFTASGTNLLGIGSAFWGLCIGLFCCWLHNYKAKSCGASEASQTSP, from the coding sequence ATGACTAAGCTAAAATTTTCTCACGTCAGTACCGGCTTTATCGCTGTTTTCATTGGTTATGCGAGCGCTGCGGCGATCATTTTCCAAGCGGCAACGAGTGCTGGAGCAACCGAAGAACAAGTGGCGTCATGGTTTTGGGCGTTGGGAATTGGCATGGGCGTAACCACGATACTGCTCTCGTTTCACTACAAGAAGCCGGTGGTTACAGCGTGGTCGACGCCTGGAGCAGCGTTGTTAATCACGTCTCTTGAAGGGCTAACAATGAATCAGGCAGTGGCCGTGTTTTTGTTCAGTTCGATGTTGATTACGTTAGTTGGTTTGGCGGGAATATTTGAGAAAGTCCTAAAACAGATCCCTACATCGATTGCCTCTGCGATGCTCGCGGGGATTCTATTACAATTCGGCTTGGGTTTATTTACGTCGTTAATGGAAGAGGCACAAGTCGTAGCAGTCATGCTCGCCGTATTTATTTTGGCGAAAGCGCGGTTAGGAAATTTACTAATCCCAAGCATTTTCATCATAGCACTGGTCATGTGTGTGGGGTTTGGCAAACTCGATGTTAGTCAGGTGACTATGGGATTAACGACCCCAGTGTTCATCACGCCCGATTTTGAGTTCTTTTCGTTGTTCAGCGTGGGAATTCCATTATTTATAGTGACGATGGCTTCACAGAACTTACCGGGATTTGCGGTTCTAAAAGCGAACGGATACCAAGTTGATTCATCGAAGATCATTACCACCACCGGGGTGACAGGTTTGATTTTTGCACCATTTGGTGGCTTTGCGTATAACCTTGCAGCGATTACGGGAGCTATTTGCATGGGCCCGAATGCGGATAGTAATCCAAATACACGTTATATGGCGGGGATCTCGATGGGCGTATTTTATCTGTTAGCTGGAGTGATGGGGATGTCATTTGTATCGCTGTTTAGCGCAGTGCCTTCCGAGATTGTCATTGCGGTTGCTGGCTTAGCGGTGATGCCCACCTTGATGAATTGTCTTGCGGTATCAATGGCAGACAGTCACTACCGAGAACCCGCACTGCTTACTTTCTTATTCACTGCTTCTGGTACCAATTTACTGGGAATCGGCAGTGCATTTTGGGGGCTGTGCATCGGGTTGTTTTGTTGCTGGTTACACAATTACAAAGCTAAGTCGTGTGGAGCAAGCGAGGCTTCGCAAACTTCGCCGTAA
- a CDS encoding LysR family transcriptional regulator: MLLEDLQVILKVAEFRSITAAATNLDMRTATASAAVKRVEAALGAELFVRTTRHLRLSSAGERYLPECEQALKLLEQAKLNMREELGIVDGEIRIALSSDLGRNLVTPWLDEFLLEYPKATLRTSISDSNIDFYRDSVDMALRYGSPTDANMYGFKICDVPRVLCAAPEYLAEMGTPKHPRDLAQYNGLLYQLHDMLQDEWVFNDGTQDHKVKLKGNRASNDADLVRRWCIAGKGVAIKSCLDMSPHLLSGEVIKIMPEFKPTPTELWLVCPSRQSITPTVRLLRDLFREKTSEVLSQLNEQGIIENKAS; encoded by the coding sequence ATGCTTCTTGAAGACCTACAAGTGATTTTAAAGGTAGCGGAGTTTCGCAGTATCACCGCTGCAGCCACCAACCTTGATATGCGTACTGCCACCGCGAGCGCTGCCGTCAAACGTGTTGAAGCCGCACTGGGCGCTGAGCTGTTTGTAAGAACCACTCGCCATTTAAGGCTCTCTTCAGCAGGTGAGCGTTATTTGCCTGAATGCGAACAAGCCTTGAAATTGTTAGAGCAAGCGAAGCTCAACATGCGCGAGGAACTCGGTATTGTTGACGGTGAAATTCGTATAGCGCTTTCATCGGATCTAGGGCGCAACCTAGTTACACCTTGGCTTGATGAGTTCTTACTTGAATATCCAAAGGCGACGCTTCGTACTAGCATCAGCGATAGCAATATCGATTTCTACCGAGATTCCGTCGATATGGCGCTGCGCTACGGATCCCCGACCGATGCCAACATGTATGGTTTTAAGATATGCGACGTGCCGAGGGTATTGTGTGCGGCTCCTGAATACTTGGCTGAAATGGGAACACCAAAACACCCGAGAGACTTAGCTCAGTACAATGGTTTGCTTTACCAACTCCATGACATGTTGCAAGACGAGTGGGTGTTTAACGATGGTACCCAAGATCATAAAGTGAAACTAAAAGGAAATCGCGCTTCGAACGACGCAGACCTTGTAAGACGTTGGTGTATCGCAGGAAAAGGAGTGGCAATAAAATCTTGTCTAGACATGTCACCTCATCTGCTTTCAGGTGAAGTTATTAAAATTATGCCTGAATTTAAGCCGACACCTACCGAGTTGTGGTTAGTGTGTCCAAGTCGCCAATCCATTACCCCGACGGTGCGTCTATTAAGAGATTTATTCAGAGAGAAAACCTCAGAGGTCCTTTCACAACTCAATGAGCAAGGCATTATAGAAAACAAAGCATCATAA